One segment of Rosa chinensis cultivar Old Blush chromosome 6, RchiOBHm-V2, whole genome shotgun sequence DNA contains the following:
- the LOC112170031 gene encoding 3-hydroxy-3-methylglutaryl-coenzyme A reductase 1, with protein sequence MDVRRRSAMEQPTRGAGGRPVKMKVKMVDQNDAVKASDALPLPMYLTNAVFFTLFFSVVYFLLTRWREKIRTSTPLHMVNLSEIVAILAFVASFIYLLGFFGIDFVQSLILRPSQDVWAAEDDEEDIILKEDARKVPCGQALDCSIPKIAPIAPLKPALKVAQKVFDKEVVSETTPPTAEDEEIINAVVAGTIPSYSLETKLGDCKRAASVRREALQRVTGKSLEGLPLDGFDYESILGQCCEMPVGYVTIPVGIAGPIMLDGREFSIPMATTEGCLVASTNRGCKAINLSGGAASVLLKDGMTRAPVVRFNSAKRAAELKFFMEDPENADTIATLFNKSSRFGRLQSVNCAVAGKNLYMRFCCSTGDAMGMNMVSKGVQNVLDFLQSDFPDMDVIGISGNYCSDKKPAAVNWIEGRGKSVVCEAVIKGDIVTKVLKTKVAALVELNMLKNLTGSAIAGALGGFNAHASNIVSAVYLATGQDPAQNIESSHCITMMEAINDGKDLHVSVTMPSIEVGTVGGGTQLASQSACLNLLGVKGANREAPGANARQLASVVAASVLAGELSLMSAIAAGQLVRSHMKYNRSSKDVSTMVSA encoded by the coding sequence ATGGATGTCCGAAGGCGATCGGCGATGGAGCAGCCCACTAGGGGAGCTGGCGGCAGGCCGGTGAAAATGAAAGTGAAGATGGTCGATCAAAACGACGCCGTTAAGGCCTCCGACGCGTTGCCGCTGCCTATGTACCTGACAAATGCGGTCTTCTtcactctcttcttctccgTCGTCTACTTCCTGCTCACTCGCTGGCGCGAGAAGATCCGCACCTCCACTCCTCTCCACATGGTCAATCTGTCTGAGATTGTAGCCATCCTTGCCTTCGTAGCCTCCTTCATCTACCTCCTCGGCTTCTTCGGCATCGATTTCGTCCAGTCCTTGATTCTCCGGCCCAGTCAAGACGTTTGGGCCGCCGAGGATGACGAGGAGGACATTATTCTCAAGGAGGATGCCCGCAAAGTGCCTTGTGGCCAGGCCCTTGATTGTTCAATTCCCAAAATTGCTCCAATCGCTCCACTGAAACCTGCTCTTAAAGTTGCACAGAAGGTGTTTGATAAAGAGGTGGTGAGCGAGACCACGCCGCCTACCGCAGAGGACGAAGAGATCATCAACGCTGTGGTGGCTGGAACCATTCCCTCGTACTCACTCGAGACAAAGCTCGGCGATTGCAAGAGGGCAGCTTCTGTCAGGCGTGAGGCTTTGCAGAGAGTTACAGGCAAGTCTCTTGAGGGTTTGCCATTGGATGGATTCGATTACGAGTCAATTCTGGGTCAATGCTGTGAGATGCCAGTCGGATATGTCACCATCCCTGTTGGAATTGCTGGCCCTATTATGCTCGATGGAAGAGAGTTCTCAATCCCTATGGCCACAACTGAAGGTTGCTTGGTGGCCAGTACCAACCGCGGTTGCAAAGCCATCAACCTGTCCGGTGGAGCTGCCAGTGTGCTGTTGAAAGATGGAATGACCAGAGCACCTGTTGTCAGATTCAACTCGGCTAAGAGAGCTGCTGAGTTGAAGTTCTTCATGGAAGACCCTGAGAATGCCGACACCATAGCCACCCTTTTCAACAAATCAAGCAGATTTGGTAGACTTCAATCAGTTAACTGTGCCGTTGCTGGGAAGAACCTGTACATGAGGTTCTGCTGCAGCACTGGTGATGCTATGGGGATGAACATGGTGTCTAAAGGTGTTCAAAACGTTCTCGATTTCCTCCAGAGTGACTTCCCTGACATGGATGTCATTGGCATTTCTGGTAACTACTGCTCAGACAAGAAGCCTGCTGCTGTCAACTGGATCGAAGGCCGTGGCAAGTCGGTGGTCTGTGAGGCTGTGATCAAGGGAGACATAGTGACGAAGGTGTTGAAAACCAAGGTGGCGGCTTTGGTGGAGCTCAACATGCTCAAGAACCTTACTGGTTCCGCCATTGCTGGTGCTCTGGGTGGTTTCAATGCACATGCCAGTAACATTGTTTCGGCCGTGTACCTTGCCACGGGTCAAGACCCTGCTCAGAACATTGAGAGTTCTCACTGTATCACCATGATGGAAGCCATCAATGATGGCAAGGATCTTCACGTCTCTGTCACCATGCCGTCCATTGAGGTTGGTACCGTAGGAGGAGGGACCCAACTTGCATCCCAGTCAGCATGTTTGAACTTGCTTGGAGTGAAGGGTGCTAACAGAGAGGCACCAGGAGCGAACGCAAGGCAATTGGCCAGTGTTGTAGCTGCGTCGGTTCTTGCCGGAGAGCTTTCACTTATGTCTGCTATCGCTGCTGGTCAGCTCGTTAGGAGCCACATGAAGTACAACCGATCCAGCAAAGATGTCTCAACAATGGTTTCTGCTTAA